The proteins below are encoded in one region of Candidatus Dadabacteria bacterium:
- the ubiA gene encoding putative 4-hydroxybenzoate polyprenyltransferase, producing the protein MTFLKNLSGFLRIEHTFFSLPVIFAGAFLAVGGIFSARLFVLIVLAGTGARTAALALNRIFDREIDRENPRTTRRELPSGKMSMGEAVAVAAAGALLYFVSAYLICPLVFLLSPIPLVAFTVYPLMKRFTSLCHFGVGLSLALGPLGGWLAVRCSFEEILPAVVLSVFTFLWISGFDIIYATADEEFDRRRGVFSLVARFGKQKALSVSRICHLLSFVSLVFLYLLSFRSFLALLPLLLCGYLLYLEHRSFGQVDSAFFRTNILIGFAVLFFTLAGIYLP; encoded by the coding sequence ATGACGTTTTTAAAGAATCTCTCGGGATTTCTTAGAATAGAGCACACGTTTTTTTCCCTTCCGGTTATCTTCGCGGGCGCTTTTCTGGCCGTCGGCGGGATATTCAGTGCCCGGCTTTTCGTGCTGATTGTCCTTGCGGGGACGGGGGCGCGGACCGCCGCTCTGGCTCTTAACAGGATTTTTGACCGGGAAATAGACCGGGAGAACCCGAGAACCACGCGGAGAGAGCTTCCTTCGGGCAAAATGAGCATGGGCGAGGCTGTGGCCGTGGCGGCTGCGGGAGCCCTGCTTTACTTTGTCTCTGCCTATCTTATATGTCCGCTTGTCTTCCTTCTCTCCCCGATTCCGCTTGTTGCGTTTACCGTCTATCCGCTGATGAAGAGATTTACTAGCCTCTGTCATTTCGGCGTGGGACTCTCCCTTGCGCTCGGTCCGCTTGGCGGGTGGCTTGCAGTGAGGTGCTCTTTTGAGGAGATTCTTCCGGCAGTCGTGCTCTCGGTTTTCACTTTTCTATGGATTTCGGGGTTTGACATCATATACGCCACAGCCGACGAGGAGTTTGACCGCCGCCGCGGCGTTTTTTCCCTTGTCGCCCGTTTCGGGAAACAGAAGGCGCTTTCTGTTTCCAGGATCTGCCATCTGCTTTCGTTCGTTTCGCTTGTTTTTCTTTACCTTCTTTCGTTTCGCAGTTTCCTGGCGCTTTTGCCGCTTTTGCTCTGCGGCTACCTCCTTTACCTTGAGCACAGGAGCTTTGGACAGGTGGATTCCGCTTTTTTCAGAACCAACATCCTGATAGGTTTTGCAGTTTTGTTTTTCACCCTCGCGGGTATATACTTACCCTGA
- a CDS encoding UbiX family flavin prenyltransferase yields MMRTIVGITGASGVAYGVDFLRRCPDEKYLVASKWGKRVLHEELGLKVEELRPWVTDIYSDSDLASPFSSGSNHFDSMVIVPCSVSTLAKIANGIADTLITRIAAVALKEKRRLIIALRETPLGTIALENALKLSREGVVIAPISPTDYMGAESISDVVSGYVDKLLGLVGVDTGRGWRRDELE; encoded by the coding sequence ATGATGAGAACCATAGTCGGAATTACTGGAGCTTCAGGGGTTGCTTACGGGGTTGATTTCCTCAGAAGATGCCCTGATGAGAAATATCTGGTGGCGAGCAAGTGGGGCAAAAGAGTCCTGCACGAGGAACTCGGCCTGAAGGTTGAGGAACTGCGTCCCTGGGTGACCGACATTTACAGTGATTCAGACCTCGCGTCTCCTTTTTCATCGGGAAGCAATCATTTTGATTCCATGGTCATAGTGCCGTGTTCTGTATCAACGCTTGCCAAGATCGCAAACGGAATAGCCGATACCCTGATAACGAGAATAGCGGCCGTGGCGCTAAAGGAGAAAAGAAGGCTCATAATCGCTCTCAGGGAGACGCCGCTTGGCACAATCGCCCTTGAGAATGCCCTTAAGCTTTCCCGCGAGGGGGTCGTTATCGCGCCGATCTCTCCGACTGACTACATGGGCGCCGAGTCGATTTCGGACGTGGTGAGCGGATACGTGGACAAGCTCTTGGGCCTAGTCGGCGTCGATACCGGCAGGGGATGGAGGAGGGACGAACTCGAGTAG
- the argJ gene encoding bifunctional glutamate N-acetyltransferase/amino-acid acetyltransferase ArgJ has protein sequence MKNVPGFLLSGVSAGLKREGKRDLALIFSTVPAHASAIFTKNLIKGAPVLVGQERIAGGLCQAIIINSVNANAFTGQKGYEDSLEVANTLSRRLGIDESLVIPSSTGVTGEWLRVGKIKKSIPRLIKGLGEDNVREAAEAIMTTDSFPKYASRQLAVGEKTATVSAIGKGAGMICPDMATMLCFIMTDLDIQRKALSKALVAAASGSFNAITVDGDTSPNDSVFILANGVLGNRQITEKSRDYSRFVDALSSLCGEIAEMIVSDGEGATKVVRINVTEARTERDAEKIARTIASSQLVKTAFYGEDANWGRIVAAAGRAGVKFDPEKIKLYFEGIEVFSKGVRSKPESRFARVFKKPSFTVTLSLGEGKTAYSILTSDLGHKYVSINADYRT, from the coding sequence ATGAAAAATGTACCGGGATTTCTGCTAAGCGGCGTATCCGCCGGGCTTAAGAGAGAGGGAAAGAGGGACCTGGCGCTCATATTCTCAACGGTTCCGGCCCACGCGTCCGCCATATTCACGAAAAACCTGATAAAAGGCGCCCCTGTGCTTGTTGGGCAGGAGAGAATCGCGGGCGGGCTCTGCCAGGCGATAATAATAAACAGCGTAAATGCTAACGCCTTCACGGGCCAAAAGGGCTATGAAGACTCGCTTGAAGTTGCAAACACGCTCTCCAGGCGGCTCGGAATAGATGAATCGCTCGTGATCCCTTCGTCAACCGGGGTTACGGGGGAGTGGCTTCGCGTCGGGAAAATCAAAAAGTCCATTCCCAGGCTCATAAAAGGTCTTGGAGAAGACAATGTCCGCGAGGCGGCAGAAGCCATCATGACGACCGACTCCTTTCCCAAGTACGCATCAAGGCAGCTTGCCGTGGGAGAAAAGACAGCCACCGTCTCGGCTATCGGCAAGGGGGCGGGGATGATATGTCCTGACATGGCGACCATGCTCTGTTTTATAATGACCGACCTTGATATTCAGCGGAAGGCTCTTTCAAAAGCTCTTGTGGCAGCGGCAAGCGGTTCTTTTAACGCCATAACGGTTGACGGGGACACTTCCCCTAACGACTCCGTCTTTATCCTCGCAAACGGGGTTCTGGGAAACAGGCAGATCACGGAGAAAAGCAGGGATTACAGCAGGTTTGTAGACGCACTTTCGTCTTTATGCGGAGAGATCGCCGAGATGATAGTAAGTGACGGCGAAGGGGCTACGAAGGTCGTCAGGATCAATGTTACTGAAGCCAGGACAGAGAGGGATGCCGAGAAGATCGCGAGGACGATAGCCAGTTCCCAGCTTGTTAAAACCGCGTTTTACGGGGAGGATGCGAACTGGGGAAGGATAGTGGCGGCTGCCGGAAGGGCCGGCGTGAAATTCGATCCGGAAAAAATAAAGCTTTATTTTGAAGGAATAGAGGTATTTTCAAAAGGGGTGAGATCCAAACCGGAATCAAGGTTTGCCCGAGTGTTCAAAAAACCGTCCTTTACGGTGACGCTTAGCCTCGGGGAGGGGAAGACGGCCTACTCGATTCTCACAAGCGATCTAGGCCACAAGTACGTTTCGATCAATGCCGATTACAGGACCTGA
- a CDS encoding AAA family ATPase, which produces MSFKLNIKNFGKLTNADLRIGQFTVFAGPNNTGKSFVSKLLYSLFDVMNADHALMYFNMLSRPVRGSLEALSGTNFAEKKENEVSLAKMESILTIMGSLFDPEYSHQREKAWGIVVDYGKQLRAEHIQLERSLDKWAREEGTFVAQRIYKKPLERMGENINNLYGALKTTAREFTMDGIKKRVAQNLVRNFQTVNLSNLRKDPTQPARIVLDNVGEFTIENTKSVDFSIKDEASFRGLQEHSRVIYLESPLYWKLKSPLEGIRMTPRFHSVGGDALSGVPGYFYDLARALREEYPDEDGREDIMKLHERLLSSDVMDGRLTVSETGELRFEDNKHNTSLTLHLVAMGVVNLGIIALLIERRIINEGAFLFIDEPEAHLHPSWQVKVAKTLFELSRLGINVVIATHSVDILQFLEEEVRKDPKSRDIIALNRFSSEGIEGYEEDFDSKLEAIQENLTEPFTTLFFGGL; this is translated from the coding sequence ATGTCATTCAAACTTAATATAAAAAACTTCGGAAAATTAACTAATGCAGACTTACGCATTGGACAATTTACTGTATTTGCAGGACCTAACAATACGGGGAAGAGTTTTGTTTCAAAACTCTTATATTCCCTCTTCGACGTGATGAATGCCGACCACGCCTTAATGTACTTCAATATGCTGTCCCGGCCCGTACGTGGCAGTCTTGAAGCGCTGAGCGGTACTAACTTTGCCGAGAAAAAAGAAAACGAAGTATCTCTTGCCAAGATGGAATCCATCCTGACTATAATGGGAAGTCTTTTCGACCCCGAATACTCACATCAGCGAGAAAAAGCTTGGGGTATTGTTGTCGATTATGGAAAGCAATTAAGAGCGGAGCATATACAGCTTGAGAGAAGCCTTGATAAATGGGCGAGAGAAGAAGGCACTTTTGTGGCTCAGAGGATATATAAGAAACCTTTGGAAAGAATGGGAGAAAATATAAACAACCTTTATGGTGCACTTAAAACCACCGCTAGAGAATTTACCATGGACGGCATAAAGAAAAGGGTCGCTCAAAACCTTGTTCGAAATTTCCAGACAGTCAACCTTTCAAATCTAAGAAAAGACCCAACCCAACCGGCTAGAATCGTGCTCGACAATGTCGGTGAATTTACGATTGAAAATACCAAGTCAGTTGATTTCAGCATCAAGGATGAGGCAAGTTTTCGCGGACTTCAGGAGCATTCCAGAGTGATATATCTGGAATCCCCCCTCTACTGGAAACTGAAATCTCCGCTGGAGGGGATCAGGATGACACCGCGTTTTCATAGCGTAGGAGGAGACGCTCTAAGCGGGGTGCCCGGTTATTTCTACGATCTGGCAAGGGCGCTGAGAGAGGAATATCCAGATGAGGACGGTCGCGAAGATATTATGAAGCTCCATGAGCGATTACTCTCAAGCGATGTTATGGATGGGAGACTCACGGTTTCTGAAACTGGAGAGTTACGATTTGAAGACAACAAACACAACACTTCCCTTACTTTGCATCTTGTCGCAATGGGCGTTGTCAACCTTGGTATCATTGCTCTACTCATCGAGCGTAGAATCATAAACGAGGGTGCTTTTCTCTTCATCGACGAACCAGAGGCACACCTTCACCCTTCTTGGCAGGTTAAAGTCGCCAAGACGCTCTTTGAATTGTCTCGTTTGGGCATAAATGTTGTAATCGCTACCCATTCTGTAGATATCCTCCAATTTCTCGAAGAGGAAGTGAGAAAAGATCCTAAAAGCAGGGATATTATAGCTCTTAACCGCTTTTCATCTGAGGGCATCGAAGGTTACGAAGAAGATTTTGACAGCAAACTTGAGGCAATACAGGAAAATTTGACCGAGCCGTTCACCACTCTTTTCTTTGGCGGGTTATGA
- a CDS encoding menaquinone biosynthesis decarboxylase, giving the protein MSTKGFRNLESFISHLESIGDLKRIKAEVSPELEITEIASRTVRDGGPALLFENVEGSDFPLVINLFGTEQRVELALGRKPASVGEELVEIFRKVNPPSIQGIFSVLPKATGLLSMRTKKVRRGDVQQVETEPDLSKLPVMKCWPRDGGKFVTFGLVLTRDPATGSRNLGIYRLQVYDNRTTGMHWHAHKGGAAHYHEAKKLGRDLEAAVILGGDPRMIFSAVAPLPDGMDELAFASYLRGSPMPMVKGKSISLRVPAEAEFILEGSVPRDVLRQEGPFGDHFGHYSMEADFPVFNLSEITHRKNPVYPSIVVGKPPQEDLYLGIAAGEMFSPLIKIIQPEVKDMWAYPEAGFHNLLAVSVDERYPKGGIKAMLALWGTGQLLLTKCMICVSSDVNPRDFSAVLHEIGENFDPREDFLMIQWAPLDTLDFTSNKFNVGSKMGINAVRKNSLERKTYAREVPDPREKHQDITGFRLLSGGFCAVRIDESRTDPKKMIRRLFETPGLEGVRIIALVSPDIDLTDDMELIWGIFTRFDPYLDVLFEHTELRGSAVIYDGRMGIDATIKQWYPPVIEMSEDIKDKVETRWSEYWS; this is encoded by the coding sequence ATGTCCACAAAAGGTTTTAGGAATCTAGAAAGCTTTATAAGCCATCTTGAAAGCATAGGCGACCTAAAGAGAATAAAAGCCGAGGTCTCCCCCGAGCTTGAGATAACGGAAATAGCGTCGCGAACCGTCAGGGATGGCGGTCCCGCCCTTCTGTTTGAAAACGTGGAGGGATCGGATTTTCCTCTGGTGATAAACCTCTTCGGCACGGAGCAGAGGGTGGAGCTTGCTCTCGGCAGAAAACCCGCCTCGGTCGGCGAGGAACTCGTCGAGATATTCCGCAAGGTTAACCCTCCATCGATACAGGGGATTTTTTCCGTGCTTCCAAAGGCCACCGGCCTGCTTTCCATGAGAACCAAGAAGGTAAGGCGCGGCGATGTTCAGCAGGTTGAAACCGAACCCGATCTCTCGAAGCTTCCCGTGATGAAATGCTGGCCGCGCGACGGGGGAAAGTTCGTGACGTTTGGTCTGGTGCTGACGAGGGATCCCGCTACGGGCTCAAGAAACCTCGGGATCTACAGGCTTCAGGTATATGACAACAGGACCACAGGGATGCACTGGCACGCGCACAAGGGAGGAGCCGCGCACTACCACGAGGCGAAAAAACTGGGAAGAGACCTTGAAGCCGCGGTGATCCTCGGAGGAGACCCAAGGATGATCTTCTCCGCGGTCGCTCCGCTTCCAGACGGCATGGACGAGCTCGCGTTTGCGAGCTATCTTCGCGGAAGCCCGATGCCGATGGTGAAGGGCAAGAGTATTTCGCTTCGCGTCCCGGCCGAGGCGGAATTCATACTCGAGGGTTCCGTTCCGAGGGACGTGCTGAGACAGGAAGGGCCCTTCGGCGATCATTTCGGTCACTACTCGATGGAGGCCGATTTCCCCGTTTTTAACCTGAGCGAGATAACCCACAGAAAAAATCCCGTGTACCCCTCCATCGTGGTCGGAAAGCCTCCTCAGGAAGACCTCTACCTTGGGATCGCAGCCGGCGAGATGTTCTCTCCTCTTATAAAGATAATACAGCCCGAGGTAAAGGACATGTGGGCGTATCCCGAGGCGGGATTTCATAACCTGCTCGCTGTTTCAGTCGACGAGCGTTATCCCAAGGGTGGGATAAAGGCCATGCTTGCGCTCTGGGGGACGGGACAGTTGCTCCTCACAAAGTGCATGATTTGCGTTTCAAGCGACGTTAACCCCAGGGATTTCTCCGCGGTGCTTCACGAAATAGGGGAGAATTTCGATCCTAGGGAGGATTTCCTCATGATACAGTGGGCTCCCTTGGATACCCTTGATTTTACGAGCAACAAGTTTAACGTGGGAAGCAAGATGGGAATAAACGCGGTAAGGAAAAACTCCCTGGAGAGAAAAACCTATGCCAGGGAGGTTCCCGATCCCAGGGAAAAACACCAGGATATAACGGGATTCAGGCTTCTTTCGGGAGGTTTCTGCGCCGTCCGGATAGATGAATCCCGGACCGATCCCAAGAAGATGATACGCAGGCTGTTTGAGACTCCGGGCCTTGAAGGGGTGCGCATAATCGCCCTTGTGAGCCCGGATATAGATTTAACTGATGACATGGAGCTTATCTGGGGTATCTTTACTAGGTTCGATCCTTACCTGGATGTTCTGTTCGAACATACGGAACTTCGGGGCTCAGCGGTAATTTACGACGGCAGGA
- the recO gene encoding DNA repair protein RecO, translating to METCEALVLRKSNYGEADLIVTLFSMELGKFRALAKNAKKSRKRFGGRLDFFNRLAIEVTLNKGKFNLIGDVTLKESYREITESVDSFVAANRVLELLDFLTPEQEPADKLFDLATDTLGLLSGKREPHSVFLVFLLRALTLCGYRPDLRFEREKEVAGFDVENGKLSSLEKTQGKRNTYPFHMDIMRHPEIMDTNLEKVKNNIRILMRYTEYSTGRRLEKTGFADET from the coding sequence ATGGAAACATGTGAAGCGCTTGTTTTAAGAAAATCAAACTACGGGGAAGCCGATCTAATTGTAACCCTTTTCTCAATGGAACTCGGAAAATTCAGGGCGCTTGCCAAAAACGCGAAAAAAAGCCGAAAGCGCTTCGGTGGACGTCTCGATTTCTTTAACCGCCTGGCAATCGAAGTAACCCTTAACAAAGGAAAGTTCAACCTCATCGGGGACGTGACCTTGAAGGAAAGCTACAGGGAAATAACGGAATCGGTTGACTCCTTCGTCGCGGCAAACCGCGTTTTGGAGCTGCTCGATTTCCTAACCCCCGAACAGGAACCCGCAGACAAGCTGTTCGACCTTGCGACAGACACCCTAGGGCTTCTCTCGGGAAAACGGGAACCGCACTCCGTTTTTCTCGTTTTTCTCCTCCGCGCGCTTACCCTTTGCGGCTACAGACCCGATTTGCGCTTTGAGAGGGAAAAAGAGGTCGCGGGGTTTGACGTAGAGAACGGAAAGCTCAGCAGTCTTGAGAAAACACAGGGGAAAAGGAACACCTATCCCTTCCACATGGACATAATGAGACATCCTGAAATCATGGACACAAACCTCGAAAAAGTAAAAAACAACATACGGATTCTAATGAGATACACCGAATACAGTACCGGAAGGCGTCTTGAGAAAACCGGGTTTGCTGACGAAACCTGA